Proteins from a single region of Hordeum vulgare subsp. vulgare chromosome 6H, MorexV3_pseudomolecules_assembly, whole genome shotgun sequence:
- the LOC123401890 gene encoding chloroplast stem-loop binding protein of 41 kDa a, chloroplastic — protein MAFSPATTAAATAAGAITFTSGRVASSPPSSLSSPFLPRAAGAIVARRGRAGARAASAVPVRAQAAGAAKKKVLVVNTNSGGHAVIGFYFAKALLAAGHDVTLLTVGDEASDKMKKPPFSRFSELTSAGAKTVWGDPADVGAAVGAASFDVVLDNNGKDLDAVKPVADWAKAAGVGQFLFISSAGIYLQTDEPPHVEGDAVKESAGHVGVEKYIAAEFGSWASFRPQYMTGSGNNKDCEEWFFDRIVRKRPVPIPGSGMQLTNISHARDLGSMLTLAVENPDAAAGKIFNCVSDRGVTLDGLAKMCAAAAGATVEIVHYDPAAVGVDAKKAFPFRNMHFYAEPRAAKEVLGWTSTTNLPEDLKERFAEYASSGRGEKAMTFDLDDKILAAVGAAPVSVAA, from the exons atggccTTCTCCCCGGCCACCACCGCCGCAGCCACGGCGGCGGGCGCCATCACATTCACCTCCGGCCGCGTCGCGAGCTCGCCGCCGTCCTCGCTGTCGTCGCCGTTCCTCCCGCGCGCGGCCGGCGCGATCGTCGCGAGGAGGGGGCGCGCCGGTGCCCGCGCGGCGTCGGCCGTGCCGGTGCGCGCGCAGGCCGCCGGGGCCGCGAAGAAGAAGGTGCTGGTCGTCAACACCAACAGCGGGGGCCACGCGGTCATCGGGTTCTACTTCGCCAAGGCGCTCCTCGCGGCCGGGCACGACGTCACCCTGCTCACCGTCGGCGACGAGGCCTCCGACAAGATGAAGAAGCCGCCCTTCTCCCGCTTCTCG GAGCTGACCAGCGCCGGGGCCAAGACGGTGTGGGGCGACCCGGCGGACGTCGGCGCGGCCGTCGGCGCTGCGTCCTTCGACGTCGTGCTCGACAACAACGGCAAGGACCTCGACGCCGTCAA GCCGGTGGCGGACTGGGCCAAGGCGGCCGGGGTCGGCCAGTTCCTGTTCATCAGCAGCGCCGGGATCTACCTCCAAACCGACGAGCCGCCGCACGTCGAGGGG GACGCCGTGAAGGAGAGCGCCGGGCACGTCGGCGTGGAGAAGTACATCGCGGCGGAGTTCGGCAGCTGGGCCTCGTTCCGGCCGCAGTACATGACCGGCTCCGGCAACAACAAGGACTGCGAGGAGTGGTTCTTCGACA GAATTGTGCGGAAGCGGCCGGTGCCGATCCCGGGGTCGGGGATGCAGCTGACCAACATCTCGCACGCGAGGGACCTGGGAAGCATGCTCACGCTCGCCGTGGAGAACCCGGACGCCGCCGCCGGGAAGATATTCAACTGCGTGAGCGACCGCGGCGTGACGCTCGACGGCCTGGCCAAGATGTGCGCGGCGGCCGCCGGCGCCACCGTCGAGATCGTCCACTACGACCCGGCCGCCGTCGGCGTCGACGCCAAGAAGGCCTTCCCCTTCCGCAACATG CATTTCTACGCGGAGCCtcgggcggccaaggaggtgctGGGATGGACGAGCACCACCAACCTGCCGGAGGACCTCAAGGAGCGGTTCGCCGAGTACGCGAGCAGCGGCCGGGGGGAAAAGGCCATGACCTTCGACCTCGACGACAAGATCCTCGCCGCCGTCGGGGCAGCGCCGGTCAGCGTCGCCGCCTAG
- the LOC123404294 gene encoding uncharacterized protein LOC123404294, translating to MEEARYLPLYRFSSKLAMSPLHASDGGDDETTPGLISPVTEPLGNDHLLAEILARLPPQPSSILRASVVSKTWGHLAASAAFRSCLRDHHRRPPVLGAFERDGKKLLFIPTLDAPDRVPAERFSLQVCADDATNDHWGVLGCRHGRVLVINRTRCELVVFDPVSGDRCVVPFPPDFDEHAYNANGALIGDEHLRSSAFQLALVGFSANGRPGVAAARVYSSETGEWGQLIAAARPCAVGHLPATLIGKRLYWWLTERDHGILELNLESKSLAVIGKPSIENIHSCRSRIISGEDGGVGLVVFSYPSLQMWDRKVSDRGVAAWVLRKTDDMRGMLALPSSMEAGKSTILGYTEDADAIIISVHTFPWVQYGDVYVFLVRLDSMQCNKLKGSFMENLYHPYANFYAGPTALKLLGRLDSDGGADVRSA from the exons ATGGAGGAGGCCCGGTACTTGCCTCTCTACCGCTTCTCCTCCAAATTGGCGATGTCCCCACTCCACGCGAGCGATGGAGGCGACGACGAGACGACGCCCGGTCTCATATCGCCGGTGACGGAGCCACTGGGCAACGACCACCTCCTCGCCGAGATCCTCGCCCGTCTCCCTCCGCAGCCCTCCTCGATCCTGCGCGCCTCCGTCGTCTCCAAGACCTGGGGTCACCTCGCTGCATCCGCCGCCTTCCGCAGCTGCTTGCGCGATCACCACCGCAGGCCACCTGTGCTGGGGGCCTTCGAGAGGGATGGGAAGAAGCTCCTCTTCATCCCTACCCTCGACGCTCCAGATCGCGTACCTGCCGAGAGGTTCTCCCTGCAGGTCTGCGCCGACGACGCCACAAATGACCACTGGGGCGTGCTCGGCTGCCGCCATGGCCGCGTCCTTGTCATCAACCGGACACGGTGTGAGCTCGTGGTGTTCGACCCCGTCTCTGGCGACCGCTGCGTTGTGCCGTTCCCCCCGGATTTCGACGAGCACGCGTACAACGCCAATGGAGCTTTGATCGGCGACGAGCACCTCCGGTCCAGCGCATTTCAGCTGGCCTTGGTAGGCTTTTCTGCCAATGGCCGCCCAGGAGTTGCCGCGGCCCGTGTATACTCCTCGGAGACCGGCGAGTGGGGACAACTCATTGCTGCAGCACGGCCATGTGCTGTTGGCCATCTTCCCGCCACACTCATTGGCAAAAGGCTCTACTGGTGGCTCACTGAGCGTGACCATGGTATACTGGAGCTCAATTTGGAAAGCAAGAGCCTAGCTGTGATCGGCAAGCCTTCCATTGAGAACATCCACAGCTGCCGGAGCCGGATCATCAGTGGAGAGGATGGTGGTGTTGGACTCGTCGTATTCTCATACCCTAGCTTGCAAATGTGGGACCGTAAGGTCAGTGATCGGGGTGTCGCGGCATGGGTGCTGCGGAAGACAGATGACATGCGTGGCATGCTTGCTCTGCCATCTAGCATGGAGGCAGGGAAATCGACTATTCTGGGGTACACCGAGGATGCGGATGCGATCATTATATCGGTGCACACATTCCCCTGGGTGCAGTATGGCGACGTCTATGTCTTCCTGGTTCGACTCGACTCAATGCAATGCAACAAACTCAAAGGAAGCTTTATGGAAAATTTGTATCACCCATACGCAAATTTCTACGCCG GCCCGACGGCGCTCAAACTTCTTGGTCGTCTAGACAGTGATGGGGGTGCTGATGTACGGTCAGCATAA
- the LOC123404705 gene encoding uncharacterized protein LOC123404705 → MPHDARLLLLVLFAVYLNHVAANSARSHGPYHEHSRRLLHHIGVTSLISSSDQAAASAQGVDRIAHGSNLKVPPPVSMLVSGPLPAIKTDSPDQFRGKLRLPHFAKPSRYDLHFRPDLVFFNFSGVVAINVTILSPSRFLVLNVVELIVDPASIDFKSLVPTEVVFFKDDQIMVIGI, encoded by the exons ATGCCACATGATGCGCGCCTTTTGTTACTAGTACTCTTTGCAGTTTATTTGAATCATGTGGCAGCAAATTCGGCAAGGTCACATGGGCCATATCATGAGCATTCGAGGAGATTATTACATCACATAGGAGTGACATCCTTGATCAGCAGTTCCGATCAAGCAGCGGCTTCAGCCCAAGGAGTGGATCGAATTGCACAT GGAAGCAATCTCAAAGTACCTCCTCCTGTGTCCATGCTTGTCTCCGGGCCCCTGCCAGCAATCAAAACTGACTCACCTGACCAGTTCCGCGGCAAGCTTCGACTCCCACACTTTGCTAAGCCAAGCCGTTATGACCTACATTTCCGGCCTGACCtcgtcttcttcaacttctctggTGTGGTGGCAATCAATGTCACCATCTTATCACCCTCCCGTTTCCTTGTTCTCAATGTTGTGGAACTCATCGTTGACCCTGCTTCCATCGACTTCAAG TCTTTGGTGCCGACCGAGGTGGTGTTTTTCAAGGATGATCAGATTATGGTGATCGGTATTTAG